The following are encoded in a window of bacterium genomic DNA:
- the rpsG gene encoding 30S ribosomal protein S7 has protein sequence MARRKRIQKREILPDPKFGSNLVAKFINNMMWSGKKATAERIFYHAIEQIREKAKSDGVEIFRKALENVGPMLEVKSRRVGGATYQVPIEVNPDRREALAMRWILNSSRSRSEKTMAERLASELMAASRGEGNAIKKRDDTHKMAEANRAFAHFRW, from the coding sequence ATGGCACGACGAAAAAGAATTCAGAAACGCGAGATTCTGCCCGACCCCAAGTTTGGCAGCAATCTTGTCGCAAAATTCATCAACAATATGATGTGGAGCGGAAAGAAAGCGACGGCAGAACGGATTTTCTACCACGCGATCGAACAAATCCGCGAAAAGGCGAAGAGTGATGGCGTCGAAATTTTCCGTAAAGCTTTGGAAAATGTTGGACCGATGCTCGAAGTCAAATCCCGTCGAGTTGGTGGCGCAACCTATCAGGTACCAATTGAAGTCAACCCCGATCGCCGCGAAGCGCTTGCAATGCGTTGGATATTGAATAGTTCGCGTTCGCGCAGCGAAAAAACGATGGCGGAGCGGTTGGCAAGCGAATTGATGGCAGCGTCACGTGGCGAAGGTAACGCAATTAAAAAGCGGGACGATACCCACAAGATGGCTGAAGCCAATCGCGCTTTTGCGCACTTCCGCTGGTAA
- the rpsL gene encoding 30S ribosomal protein S12, giving the protein MPTINQLVRAGRERILKKTTAPALKGCPQKRGVCTRVYTTTPKKPNSALRKVARVRLSTGIEVTAYIPGEGHNLQEHSIVMIRGGRVKDLPGVRYHIIRGKLDSQGVEKRRQGRSKYGAKRPKAGAAAPVKKKK; this is encoded by the coding sequence GTGCCGACGATTAACCAGCTCGTGCGAGCGGGTCGCGAACGCATATTGAAAAAAACAACCGCGCCTGCGTTGAAAGGATGTCCGCAGAAGCGTGGTGTTTGTACGCGTGTCTATACGACAACGCCGAAGAAACCTAATTCGGCTTTACGCAAGGTTGCCCGTGTTCGATTGTCAACCGGAATTGAAGTGACTGCGTATATCCCCGGCGAGGGACATAACTTGCAGGAACACAGCATAGTGATGATTCGCGGGGGAAGAGTCAAAGATCTTCCCGGTGTCCGTTATCATATCATCCGCGGCAAGCTGGACTCGCAAGGCGTCGAAAAACGTCGGCAGGGAAGATCCAAATACGGCGCGAAGCGGCCCAAGGCAGGCGCAGCAGCTCCGGTGAAGAAGAAGAAGTAA